The window gatcaataaaaataaaaaacaaaagttaaagCAACATCattaaccaagtttctttaagaaaaaaagtacaagatttataaattaaaaattttaatttcattgttatattcattctatattaaaattgaacatattttatttatttaaactttttaagtAAAAGAATTATATCACttaaatatatgcatttttcataaatgtttaactaaattatatttaaattgagtatttaaatatatgtatttttcttaaattctattctagataaattatattttttacaaattaatatatatatatatatatatatatatatatatatattagtaaaataaaaaaaattaaaacaaatttttaaaaaaaaaactgtaagaaaaaatagaaattttttttaaaagattaaaaaaataaaagaaaaacaaaaaaaaatcaattcttaTTCTCAATTTGgtcttaaagaaaacaaaaacctaATTTAAAAATGAGTTCCTCGGaactaattgatttctaaactaagaaaaaaaacattagtctaaaaattgatttctaaattatgataaaaaaataatactgttCAGGTTAAGAAACGATtctaagaaaattgattttttaacgtgaataatattttatattattgagataaatattttttggattatattatttaaataactatttatttttattggatcATTGAGGTGAAAAAATCACAATTGCCCACTAAACCATAAGTGCACCGTCACGAGTCACGTCATCTTAAAaggtattaaaaaaatgcaacaacTTTATGATAAACATTACAATAATGGATGATGTTATAGTTAAGTTGGGACAAATAATGGAGCTAGAGAATAGCATATTGTACTAAGTACACAATTATTAATCAGTAAACAGGGGAGATTAGAAACGTTGCAGTGCATAAGCAGTGTCCACATCATTTTAGAAGAAGCTACTAGAATGAATTTTCCATTTTTGCCTTGTCGTTTCCTCGTTATACTTATGAGTGACTCACATAGAATTCATAACTTGCTGTCATCTTATCCAGAGAAAGATAGAAAggcaaatgaataaaaataaataaacaaataaaagagaaagaatgcGGTGGTGGCATGACTTTGTGGGGCTTAATGATAAGAATGTTAACACTGATCTTCATCACATAGACATCTTGTGGATGAAGTTCAACCTTCCGAGAGTAGTGAGTGGCAGAAAATTAAGCAGCTAACGAAAAATTGCTTATAAAAGCTATAGCTAAacgggaaaagaaaagaaaaaggcgaAAATTGAAGTGGTGAGATAAAGTCATGGTGGAAATCCTCTCTAGAGAAATACTTCTGTTGATCAAGTGCAATTGTATATGCAATTGTATATGTACCTTGTAGTCTTGTAAGTCATGGATCTAAATCCTTTGATTCTCTGTTTGATTACTATGTCAAAAGCTAGTGGCACCCAATcaaatacccaaaaaaaaaaataccaatagAGTGCAttggtaattttattttttactttgaatTACTTAACTAATAAGTTAAGGTATTGATtagtatttttctaaaataaaggaTCTATATCATTCTTATACGTGTcttttataatactttttttttgtgtgtaataaGCCATAGATTCCTTTTTTcgttttcttcctcttcttttatCTTGAGCACACGCTAGTGTCTTTCCAAAACTGCAACGTGTCGTGGTATATTGAACCCAACAGCAACAGTTTTCATCTTATTAGTTACTACTTTATTAGAGTCTAGCaatcaataatttattcttcatcatcatcaaccACCACATAAACCCCTCCCTCACACTCACACACAGTCTCAGACTCAACTGAACATAAACAATACAAATCACTGATCACTGATCACTGATCAGCACAAACACTTCCACCACCTCAACCTAACATGTCATCGCAGGGTTACCTCCACCGCATAGGCTTCACCAGGAAGAGAGAAAGGCTCATCAACCCAATGGACCGAACCTCACCACTGCCACCATCTTCGGTTCCGAAACAACAACCCATGTCAGAGTCACTTCCACTACCTTTTCTCCCTGATGAACTCGTTGTTGAAATTCTCTCGAGGCTCCCAGTGAAGTCTCTCTTGCAGTTCAGGTGCGTGTGCAAGTCATGGATGTCCCTTATCTCTGATCCTTACTTCATGAAAAAGCACCTTCACTTGTCATCTCGATGCACCCACTTCACCCATCACAGGATCATATTGAGTGCCACAACCGCTGAGTTTCACCTCAAATCATGTTCCTTGAGTTCCTTGTTCAACAACCCTTCTTCAACCGTTTGTGATGACCTTAACTACCCTGTGAAGAACAAGTTTCGCCACGATGGGATTGTTGGCTCTTGTAATGGGTTGTTATGTTTTGCCATAAAGGGTGATTGTGTGCTTCTTTGGAACCCCTCCATAAGGGTCTCCAAAAAATCACCACCTTTGGGGAATAATTGGAGGCCAGGGTGTTTCACTGCCTTTGGCCTTGGTTATGATCATGTCAACGAGGATTACAAGGTGGTGGCTGTGTTTTGTGATCCTAGTGAGTATTTTATTGAGTGTAAAGTGAAGGTGTATAGCATGGCCACCAATTCTTGGAGGAAGATTCAGGATTTTCCTCATGGTTTCTTACCCTTTCAAAATTCAGGGAAATTTGTGAGTGGCACTCTCAATTGGGCTGCAAATCATTCTATTGGCCCAAGTTCCTTCTGGGTTATTGTTTCCTTGGATCTGCATAAGGAAACATATAGGGAAGTTCTGCCACCTGATTATGAAAAGGAGGACTGCTCCACCCCTAGTTTGGGTGTTTTACAAGGATGCCTTTGCATGAATTATGATTACaagaaaacccattttgttgtgTGGATGATGAAGGATTATGGGGTGAGAGAATCTTGGGTTAAATTGGTTAGCATTCCTTATGTGCCTAATCCTGAAGATTTTTCGTACTCAGGGCCTTATTACATTTCAGAGAATGGTAAAGTGTTGTTGATGTTTGAGTTTGACTTGATTCTGTATGATCCGAGAAATAACTCTTTTAAGTATCCTAAAATTGAGAGTGGTAAGGGCTGGTTTGATGCAGAGGTCTATGTTGAAACTCTGGTTTCGCCAATGAAGCATTAAGGTTGATGTGCCACGCAAAGCAAGTGTAAGGACTAAGGAAGAATAAGATGTGTAAAGTACTTTTAAATCCATGTGGTTTTATCTCCggttcatgtattttggcattaAATGTGTAATATGTATATGCAGAACTGAGGGGCCAAGCATtgtatatatagatgttgttaaTATTTTGGTGAAGCTCAGTTATGTGTTGTTACTTGTGTCGGGTTATGTATCCCATCACTGATGTAAAACACTGCTTCATTTGTTAATATATGGAAATTGGTATATGCTTTCTTGTATTATGGTAAGAAGCATATATTTAATGACTCATCTTAAATTCCCTGGCATTTCTTAAAGTAGAATCAGAACTTTTTCTCGAGTTAGAAAGGACAAGTAACGGACTTCGTTTGAGAAAAAGTATACATTATTCTAGTGAAGtataaaaaacagaaaaaggaaaacGGTTATACCTCTATACGGTTATATACCAAAACCTATTCCGTTGCCTATGTAGCAAAGCACAGTACCCTACTTGACCACAGGCATAAAGTATATAGAATGGAATAAAGCAAAAGACTCAAGAACTGGATTCTCTACCACAACTCTCGAAGCACATTTATGGCGCCTGTAGCATGCTCGCGAATGTTTTGAAGTAAAATACACAATAGAAGATGAGAGTTCATTATTGGGGTAGACCTTATCCAGATTTTCCTCAGACATGTTCTGTTACAGTTGTTTTTTTAGGCCAATATTTTAATGagtttagacaaaaaaaaaaaaggaagagagggAGTGATAGTTTTGCTATAATAATACCAAAATCCTTAAATCTCAGAGGGTATCATATAATTTGTCTACTAAATAGTGATAACACACCCTGGGATTTTTCTTATTGGATCCTGCAAAAAGAGATGTCAGGTAAAGCTCACTTTAAGTTctcattttagtctttaaaattaaatagaagtGTCGGCCATTTTATTCTTCAATTATACAGAATCTTCACTCCTgactttacaaaaaaataattaatttcaaattttttactatacttttattgtcattttatggataaaaataataattttattgagttAAGAAACACATACAATTTTAAGGAACGAAATTAGAGTTTACTCCACACAAATCACATGGATTCAAACTCTCTCATATGGAACACTTGGTCGTAGTTTTTCATTAATAAGCATCCTCTTACCACCACTTTCAATCCTTGATATGCTTGAACCTCCAACCTACCTAATTACTGCATATATTAATGTCTTTGGCATAAAGTTCCATTGTACGTGCAACTTCATCTTTCAGTAGATAAGAAGTAAATGTTCAAATCATGACAAGGACACCCTTGAGAGTGGATACTAGTGACTGACTCATCACTCATCTTAAGTTCTTTGCTGTTCCACAAAAGAATGAgaacttaaaaataaagttaagaaaaaaaagtccaTGGTTAAGCAGAAGACAACTTTCATAACTCctataaaacaaaacataaaagattacAAAATTTGCTCTCTAGCACGGCACTGGAGGCAGAAGTGTGAATTCTAATCCGCTAAGTACTCAGATGCAGCCCAAATTCCATTCCCAACGAGACATTTTTTATGACCATAAATTAATTGAGACATTTGTCCCATTAGAAGAGTAGAACGCCAAAGCGGTTCCTGATGTGAAACATAAGTCAACAATTATGAGGCTGAGTGTGCGTGTGTCCACAAAAAGCAAGTACATTCTATACTAGATTTGCCAAAGACacagttaatttaattttggattctGATAGCTAACTTTTAAAGTGAAGATTCATTTACATAACATTATTTTAGTGATATTATTAGTCAATATAGAAATATGATTTTAACCGCAGTTTCACATGAGTGTGTGGTGTGGTAAGATAAATATGATATGCCACCTAGCAATGCAAAACAGAGGGCGTAAAGAAGAAAACATAAAGATAGAGCAATTCAgtggttttctttttatttacattATCCACTCGCCAATTTATGTTCACGTCATTCTATTTGCCTTAGACTGGTGAGACTGGCCATCTACTCTTGCTACCATAATTCAATTGGTATTTTCTGAGAAACGTAAAggaaccaacaacaacaacaagtgaTGCTACCAACCAATTCCAAACCAGGTTCTCTATTGCGTTGAGTCTTCACACAAGAAGATTCTCGGTTCATTGTTTTtccttattaattattatacattCTTAGTTCTGTTTTTTCAAACATAAGTTTAGATACTCTCTTGACCTTTACGGGAATCATTTGGTGATCAAGattaaacaaagaataaatGATAACATAACAGCAGGAAAGGACATGAAATtaagggtgaaaaaaaaaaagaaaaatacatctAGCATGTTCTATTCCTTTCTAACCAAAGtttcattttgaaatattaaactTTGAATTAATGAATgcaatattaaaacaaataaacaagatAAATGGAACCTATTAGCTTAGTGAATAATAGATTAAAACAAGATATGTTTATTTAtcatacttaattttttttcatcctaaCCATCAAACAAGCTTGTactagagaaaaataaaaagtaaaatcaacaaatttctCATGTATTACCATATtctaaacagaaaaaaaaaagtatgatagatgttttttgttttcgttattaacaataaatatttatttcatataaaactaaacatttattttattagctacaaataaattaaaatatacctttcaaatttagaagaaaaattatgagataaattatttgaattaaaaacgtCATCTGTATGTTTCTTAATATAACTTTGGTCAGGTCGTGGTATGTTAGATTAAGATGAGAAACTCGTAACTCACTTTCCTTTGTTAACGCCATCGAATCTGAAATCTTattgattataaattttttcttgttaattttttactgCAAATTAATCAGCAATCATTATGCCTTGTCCTTGATCTATTTAAGGGCATCTAATTTTCCTGCAGCCTAGCTGAACTATTGGCTTCCAAGAGGAATCTTTTTGCTTGCAGCAAATTAAGGAAATCACAATTATTCTCAGCACTTTTGTTCCTATTTTGAGCACGATGCTCGGTGGCATTTCATTTGCATTGgttttatttaatcaaattcCAATTGGTATCAGACTTCACAAATTTCtttgtttgttgttttatgtatttttttttaaagagcgATAGAATTTTTATTAGTAAGAGAAGTACAAGTTGTACTACTCCTACAAAATCCAGCAAAGTACAAAGCAAGACAATTAACCAAAATGGCCTGATACATTAACATGCAAACACGAAGACAGAGACTATACAACCAAGAGGATCTAGCTGAACAGAATGTGTATCTGTTGTAGATTTTCTGTTAACGTATTCAATTTctacctaataaaaaaaaagacaggaTATACAAAACCCCTCCTCCCTTTTAACCACTTTCAAGAAGTAATATATTTACAGACTCAACAGCATCATCCTTTATATTAACATGTTTCCCCTCAAACACCCTTCTATTCTGAGCCTTCCCACAAAGTCCACACCACTATCCTTCCCCATCCACGATGCAAGATCATAAATTGATGAAACTGGGAAATAACCCCAGTCATTTCAATGACAttgaaaaaaacacaaatgttTTGGGGATTCAGGTTTCTCCTTGACACCCAACACACCACAGATTATTATCATCTAATATGTCTCTTTTACACAAATTTTGCTTTATAGTATTTCTGTCCTGTAAAACCATATATTCATGCAAAAAAATAACCACCTTTAAAGGGGACTATTTTATTCCAAACTTTTCCTCACCCAAAACCCCTTCAAAATTAGCTATTTCATTCCCCTTTCCATGAGAACTTTATATCTTGGGTCAATTAGACTAACCCACAAACAGCAGTTACTTTCTtgcttgttttaaaattaaatagtacattaatttgtttaaaaaactgTATACGAAATATGTGGCgtgcataattttaatttaatttcttgtcttatttttttaattattctttgacttgttatttaattaacaaaatgaaTGGAGCTAGAGTAATTTTGTTCGATTGAGAGACACCTAATTCTCATGTACATAAAGAAaagtataaatatgataaataatataatttcacAAAACGAGGTAgatgaaaagaaatgaaatattGACAATGAAGTGTTTGCGTCCTCCCTTAAAAAAAAGTGCTTGTACCGGCAGAAATTCtatatatcatattataatGCTCTAATGCtctttttttctaaagaaagaaattaaagtacCACGTACTTGCAATATAGCCTCTAGACAGTTATGGGTGATCCCACAACTAACATGAAATAAATGATgctaattaatgattaatacaAAAAGTATCAAGAACAAAAGAATGAcgcaaattaaatttaataaaaagcaCACTGGATCcgtttaaagaagaaaataggATAAAAACTATCCTAATTCgttagttttaatttgtaaatttatttttccgtCCATCATTAACATAAATGAAATCAGATTCTTTAAtgaaaatatctttatcatGTTGTCATATATTATacttaggttaaattatttatatattacttgAATTCGATCcttgatgaaaataattattgacagatcttatttattttctaactaAACTCTAAATTTGTCATTATCGCTTTTTCTTAATAAACCCTAGGttcgagataaaaaaaaatattatttaagaggACATACATCACATGAAGTACGTGCTTGTGTCAAGAAGTATAGATTGAATTAAATCAAGCCActaatgacaaaaaaaacttacatttacatctttaaaatccttttttttttaattaaggaaGGAAAGGCAAGGGTAGGGAACCAAATTCCAACTAGGTAAAAAAGATAGCAAAAACAATACAAAATCATGAGGGGACTAGGCCGAACCCATGATGATCAAAGATACCAAAAAAGTAGGATCATAAATGAAACCTGAAAGAAGGAAGGTTAGATCTATTACGACTAAGGCTAGACAAAATGAAAGCTGGGAGAAAGTTCCACCAACAGAAACCTGTGTTATGCACACCGAAGGCTGCAAGACTGTCAGCACAAATATTGTCTTCTCTAAAAATATGCAAGATACGAAACTGCATTTGGGAAGCTATGACACTTTCTCCATTGTTTGAGTTGCCAAGGAACAAGTTCCGCTAATTGGAAAGCAGCCACCACAAGCATAGAGTTGCACTCCAGCCAAAGATTGGTCCAACATTACTCCGAACAATTTCAATGAATCTCATGGCTGCTAGGATTTCTGCGTGAGTTCCATTGAATCCACAATTTCACTCactaaaaaacaatataaacatGGAAGAAGATCTTACTATGTGCCTCTAGTAGATAGTAATTGACCATTCCCTGCGATAAACAGGACAAGTTTTTCCACCAAGTAGCCAAGCGTTAATGCATGTCGAATGAAATTCATGGACATACACTCCAAAAGGTTGAATTAACTCTTCATCCTTAAATTCATGGACAAGTTGTT of the Glycine max cultivar Williams 82 chromosome 13, Glycine_max_v4.0, whole genome shotgun sequence genome contains:
- the LOC100815072 gene encoding F-box and associated interaction domain-containing protein; the protein is MSSQGYLHRIGFTRKRERLINPMDRTSPLPPSSVPKQQPMSESLPLPFLPDELVVEILSRLPVKSLLQFRCVCKSWMSLISDPYFMKKHLHLSSRCTHFTHHRIILSATTAEFHLKSCSLSSLFNNPSSTVCDDLNYPVKNKFRHDGIVGSCNGLLCFAIKGDCVLLWNPSIRVSKKSPPLGNNWRPGCFTAFGLGYDHVNEDYKVVAVFCDPSEYFIECKVKVYSMATNSWRKIQDFPHGFLPFQNSGKFVSGTLNWAANHSIGPSSFWVIVSLDLHKETYREVLPPDYEKEDCSTPSLGVLQGCLCMNYDYKKTHFVVWMMKDYGVRESWVKLVSIPYVPNPEDFSYSGPYYISENGKVLLMFEFDLILYDPRNNSFKYPKIESGKGWFDAEVYVETLVSPMKH